From the Coturnix japonica isolate 7356 chromosome 10 unlocalized genomic scaffold, Coturnix japonica 2.1 chr10random1413, whole genome shotgun sequence genome, the window taagGGTATTGATGCTTGTATGGGAAGCAATAAACAGGTATAAAGGCAGCGATGGAAAAACAGGGCAGGAAAAAGTAGGTGGGGGAGGGTAAGAAGCATTGGAAAGGGAAGTAGAAGATGCACCGAAGAAAGCGGCTAGCAGCTAAAAATTACAGCTTGGTAGGATCCACACAGACGACAAATGCTCCGTACCCTGTGATATTAAGTAATAAAAAGGGCAGCATAGCTTTGAACCACTGCCCTGTAAGGGCTTATTCCCAGAGgacattttgtttgcttgtttgggttttttttggtttttttttttggtaggtTTTTCCAAGCTTGAGTACTGAAAAGTGAAAACGTAATGGTGGCCAAATACAGGTTcggttttgggtttgtttttttgtttgtttgtttttcaacacTCATTTAATTACCAAGCTGTAACAATTAAATCTCCGGCTGGGTTGCAACTAACCTGTGTGGGTCCTTAGGTGAGCTTTAAGGTGGGAAGATTTGCCATAAACTTTTTCACACCCCACATAGTGGCATTTGTGCTTTTTCTGGGGTGATCCAGGGTCAGTCCAGCTTCTCCCGCGTTTGTTCTTTTGTCTTGGGCTTGGCTCAGTTACTGCAGCCAGGCTAGTAGGTGTGgttgcttttcctcctccacGCTTACTAGCCGAAGACACACTTTCTTCCCCAAACTCCTTAGGAGCGatagaaatgtgtattttttctgtgatatCGAAGGtctctgttttttcccttttgagaGCGGGTGAGTTTGGGACGTGCTGGTTCAGATCTGCTAAAATGCTGGCTACCACCATCAGCGACGATCCATTGTCCTTCCCGGTCTCTCTGACTTCCCACTTCTCTTCTCCATTCGACGAAGGACGCGTTGTGGCATCAGGCTGAGGCTCGGTCTCCCCTTTGGGACTATGGATAATAGCACGACTGGACATAGAAACAAGGCATTCTGCTGCAAAATGATCCACGTATGCTGCCGTTGCCATTTTTCATAAgttcaaaaagaaatccaaagtgAAGAGGTgagaaaaaagcacttttccttctttaaaacaaacagacaaacacaaAGGTTACGCAAGCAGCCCGTTCCTTATTTCTGAAGCTCTCTCCCAAGTCCAGCCTGCTCCCGCAGCCATCAGAAGCGCGCTCTGCTCGTGACGATCACGCCCAGCTTGTCTCTCGATCAGAAAAGCGCTGAAGTCCaatgaaagagggaaaagatgaGCAGATAGA encodes:
- the LOC107306893 gene encoding Krueppel-like factor 13 translates to MATAAYVDHFAAECLVSMSSRAIIHSPKGETEPQPDATTRPSSNGEEKWEVRETGKDNGSSLMVVASILADLNQHVPNSPALKREKTETFDITEKIHISIAPKEFGEESVSSASKRGGGKATTPTSLAAVTEPSPRQKNKRGRSWTDPGSPQKKHKCHYVGCEKVYGKSSHLKAHLRTHTG